CAACACCCTGGAGGTggcacagaaaaatcaaaagctcAAAGTCactctcagctacacagcaagtcccaggataCATGAAAGACTGCCAataaattgattgattgattgattgattgatttaaaaTCTAGCACCACAAACTTGAAATTCTGGCAGAATAAGTCTGCCCAGGGCCAGCTATTGTTGTTTTCCAAAATCTCCTTTTGGGGACTCTGAAGTGTGTGTAAGGTTGAGAATAGTTCTCCTTCACATGCACAGCGTGTCCAGAAGGCTCTGTGGGAGGTTGTGGTCCTAGAACCACTCAACACCCTCACAAGTGTGGAGGAGGGCGGGGTGCTccagggcaggaagagagagctaaAGAGCTCAAGAGATGCTTTGCACACCGTGTGGTGCGTGCAGGCTCTTGTGATGTGACTGCTGGAGGCAGCGTGCATGGAGACAGCCTGCATGGAGACAGCGCCGTCGGGAGCCTACACTCAGAGCTTCGCTAGGCCTcctaagaaggcagaggctcaCAGCCTGGAGGAGAAGGGCACTCGGAGCAGCATCACGTCTAGTGCTGCGGTACTTTTGCCAGGCTGTGTAGTCTGGGCAGAGGGGATGCTATTGGTGCAGCCAGACTGCAAGGAGAGCTTCCTGGACAAAGAGCTATTTCAGATGTGTTAGGAGAAACAAGAGTAGGCGACAGACAACAGCAAagcttttggtgcctgttctCCACCCCTACAgaggaggtcaagatcatgatggggaactccatagagacagctgacctgagctcatgagaactcacagactctagacagacagctagggagcctgcatgggatgaAAGTAGGCCCTGTGCATATGGGCAACAGTTGTCTGGCTTTTATGTGTTTGAGGAGACCCTTGACAGTGGTACATAAATCTATCTTTGGTGtgtgagctggctctttggagctAATTCCTTATGGTCGGATGCCTTGCTCAGGCTTGATGCAAGGGTGAGGGTTTTTGTCCTGTCCCAACTTGATATgtcagacattgttgactccccatgggaggctttactctttctgaggagtggatggtgttgacgtggggggaggagaggaaggggttatgtgacatgaataaaaattttaaaacaaaaaaaaaaaacaagaaaaaagaaaaatcaattatgGTGAGCATTGaatcaaaataattatatagTAGTTGGTGATaacatctttaaaattatatctatTAAAATGacttacatacatttatttaaaccAGAAAAAATAATGTTGTATTTCTTGATTAGTTACTTGATTGTTAGATAATctctttcaaggaaaaaaaaagcccagcatTATTCtgttataaaataacaatatttccAGTACATGAATCTTACAATATCGTGTATTCTTTTCTGGAAAGTCATTTGTATCACTGGACACACAGTAGCATAGACATTGAGTACAAGTTTCTGAAGACTCAGAAGGACGGGATCATACCTCCAGAGCAATGTTGAGTAGGAGGAAATGATAAGGTTCATCCAGTATATGACCACAAAGACACTCAGCAGAGCCAGAATGGTCCAGGTGGCTCTTTGCTCTGGGGAGTATCTTACAGAGAAGCTGCTTCTGTGGAGATGCAGTGATCGCCTATGATGCCGGAACAACAGAAACATCATGTATGCACTAGAGAACATCATGACCCCCACAAAGAAGACATCCCTGGAAaatgtcaagaaagaaaacagacccCTCCTGATGGGGGTACTTGGAGATATCGAACAGTATT
The nucleotide sequence above comes from Microtus ochrogaster isolate Prairie Vole_2 unplaced genomic scaffold, MicOch1.0 UNK14, whole genome shotgun sequence. Encoded proteins:
- the LOC101984519 gene encoding vomeronasal type-1 receptor 90-like, with protein sequence MVLQDYRIKPTELITCHLALIHIVMLLIVLGFWSPNMFESLNLQNDFKCKALFYLHRVMRGLSICITCYLSVLQATIISPNTDWVVKTKHALTNYIMYIFLFFWFLNLSFSSNVILFTLAYSNTSQTKPLVISEYCSISPSTPIRRGLFSFLTFSRDVFFVGVMMFSSAYMMFLLFRHHRRSLHLHRSSFSVRYSPEQRATWTILALLSVFVVIYWMNLIISSYSTLLWRYDPVLLSLQKLVLNVYATVCPVIQMTFQKRIHDIVRFMYWKYCYFITE